A genomic stretch from Setaria viridis chromosome 1, Setaria_viridis_v4.0, whole genome shotgun sequence includes:
- the LOC117855183 gene encoding agamous-like MADS-box protein AGL80 gives MARKKVALQWIANDATRRATFKKRRKGLMKKASELATLCGVRACVVVYGAGESQPEVWPEAPGAAEDVVARFRAVPELDQCKKMLDMEGYLKQQVDKLREQLHKAQRENRERETALLLHDAIAGRLPGLAGLSVEEVGSLGWMVENRIQAVRAAIAQLQGEGQDLPAAALQLPQPSLPVAPYYGIGAGAGHGEMMMQAPHPQGWMMAGGEIGALAYGGFVGTSTSAGADMPPQFGSMGAGFAWPDTAGQSFPSM, from the coding sequence ATGGCTCGCAAGAAGGTGGCCCTGCAGTGGATCGCCAACGACGCGACCCGCCGCGCGACCTTCAAGAAGCGCCGCAAGGGCCTGATGAAGAAGGCGAGCGAGCTGGCCACGCTGTGCGGCGTCAGGGCCTGCGTCGTCGTCTACGGCGCCGGCGAGTCGCAGCCGGAGGTGTGGCCGGAGGcccccggcgcggcggaggatgTCGTCGCCCGCTTCAGGGCCGTGCCGGAGCTGGACCAGTGCAAGAAGATGCTCGACATGGAGGGCTACCTGAAGCAGCAAGTCGACAAGCTCAGGGAGCAGCTGCACAAGGCGCAGCGCGAGAACCGGGAGCGCGAGACGGCTCTCCTCCTGCacgacgccatcgccggccgcctcccggGACTCGCGGGCCTCTCCGTCGAGGAGGTTGGCAGCCTCGGCTGGATGGTGGAGAACCGCATCCAGGCCGTCAGGGCCGCCATCGCGCAGCTCCAGGGGGAGGGGCAGgacctcccggcggcggcgctgcagctGCCGCAGCCGTCCCTGCCGGTGGCGCCTTATTACGGCatcggggccggcgccggccatgGGGAGATGATGATGCAGGCGCCGCACCCGCAGGGTTGGATGATGGCCGGAGGGGAAATTGGCGCTCTGGCCTACGGTGGCTTCGTCGGCACCAGCACCAGCGCCGGGGCCGACATGCCGCCGCAGTTTGGCAGCATGGGTGCCGGGTTTGCGTGGCCTGACACAGCTGGTCAATCTTTCCCTTCCATGTAA
- the LOC117855368 gene encoding F-box/FBD/LRR-repeat protein At1g13570: protein MSGQSKFVTLVDMALSLHKGPLDTFTIHGTQSYHDVFARWMYTLSTKGPEDITIKLTSGPKYKIPSSLFSISHLYFLYLKNCSISLPKKFEGFKLLKVLKLKVFSSTDSDISNLISSCPLLDSVHLRYFEGINCLSIQAQAMQILEIEGNFENLCVNAPNLVNMYLRLDNIEGYQSVPAHGDRKSYLKQTFGSPTCLRTLNVDGSFLTYLSKGCMLTKVPGVFDHLEVLCIERCLWRWTEVVAACSLFQNAPLLSELDIWGYPRPEAFTRKGIWDQDETEIQAPKLDHLMMITLNDFMGLDCEVALLGLLLSWAPALEEMKIIIAEDTTDQRVFSATKKLLALPRASTKAKIIVT from the exons ATGAGTGGACAATCCAAGTTTGTTACATTGGTTGATATGGCACTATCACTCCACAAGGGGCCCCTAGATACATTTACGATTCATGGGACACAGAGCTACCATGATGTATTTGCGAGGTGGATGTACACGCTTTCAACAAAAGGACCAGAAGATATTACAATCAAGCTGACATCTGGCCCAAAGTATAAGATTCCATCAAGCCTCTTCTCTATCAGTCATCTGTACTTTCTGTATCTAAAAAACTGCAGCATCAGCTTGCCGAAGAAGTTTGAAGGTTTCAAATTGCTTAAAGTCCTGAAACTGAAAGTTTTCTCCTCGACAGATAGTGACATCAGTAATCTGATTTCCTCCTGCCCCCTGTTGGATTCGGTGCATCTGAGATACTTTGAGGGCATCAACTGCCTCAGCATTCAAGCCCAGGCAATGCAAATATTAGAGATTGAAGGGAACTTTGAAAATCTCTGTGTCAATGCCCCTAATCTTGTCAACATGTATCTTAGACTCGACAATATTGAAGGCTATCAATCTGTTCCAGCCCATGGTGACAGGAAAAGCTATCTCAAGCAAACTTTTGGCAGCCCGACTTGTCTCAGAACACTTAATGTTGATGGTTCTTTCTTGACG TACTTATCCAAAGGGTGCATGCTGACGAAAGTGCCTGGTGTCTTTGACCATCTTGAGGTACTTTGTATCGAGAGATGCTTGTGGAGGTGGACTGAGGTTGTGGCTGCTTGTTCACTATTTCAGAATGCTCCTCTTTTAAGTGAACTTGACATATGG GGTTATCCTCGCCCTGAAGCATTTACACGCAAGGGAATCTGGGATCAGGATGAGACGGAGATTCAAGCTCCTAAACTGGATCACCTCATGATGATTACCCTCAATGATTTCATGGGTTTGGACTGTGAGGTTGCTCTTCTAGGGTTGCTACTGAGCTGGGCGCCAGCTTTAGAAGAAATGAAAATAATTATCGCTGAAGATACAACAGATCAGCGTGTCTTCAGTGCTACTAAGAAGCTGTTGGCTCTCCCCAGGGCCTCTACCAAAGCCAAGATCATCGTTACCTGA
- the LOC140221650 gene encoding LOW QUALITY PROTEIN: F-box/FBD/LRR-repeat protein At1g13570-like (The sequence of the model RefSeq protein was modified relative to this genomic sequence to represent the inferred CDS: deleted 1 base in 1 codon): protein MGHAKKAKVKHTVDLSSYRINSLPQEIKAKILSNLTTDMAVRASVLSSAWRNVWTIMPEIFLCDFKFCSVCPISDSSEAFSMSGRSKFVTLVDLALSLNKGPLDTFMIMGEQSYHDVFARWMYMLSTKGPRAITIKLTSGPQYKIPSSLLSHLYLLYLLYLKNCSISLPKEFEGFKLLKVLRLKVFSSTDSVISNLISSCPLLSAVHLRYFEGINCLSIQAQALQILEIEGNFEDLHVDAPNLVDGYLRLDNVESYQSILVQGDKKNYLKQAFGSLTRIETLSVSGSFLTYLSKGCMLTKVPGVFYHLELLCIERCLWRWTEVVAACSLFQNAPLLSELDIWSYPRPEAFTRKGIWDQDEMEIQAPKLDHLETITLNDFRGLDCEVALLGLLLSWAPALNELKINILKGLTDRCAFRATKKLLALPTASAKAKIIVT, encoded by the exons ATGGGTCACGCTAAAAAAGCCAAGGTGAAACATACGGTTGATTTGAGTTCATACAGAATTAACAGTCTACCTCAAGAGATAAAGGCCAAAATCCTCTCCAATCTGACTACAGATATGGCTGTTAGGGCTAGCGTCCTTTCAAGTGCTTGGAGGAATGTGTGGACTATAATGCCAGAAATATTTCTGTGTGATTTCAAGTTTTGTTCCGTTTGTCCTATAAGTGATTCCTCTGAAGCCTTTTCTATGAGTGGACGATCCAAGTTTGTTACATTGGTTGATTTGGCACTATCACTCAACAAGGGGCCCCTAGATACATTTATGATTATGGGGGAACAGAGCTACCATGATGTGTTTGCGAGGTGGATGTACATGCTTTCAACAAAAGGACCAAGAGCTATTACAATCAAGCTGACATCTGGCCCGCAGTATAAGATTCCATCAAGCCTCTTAAGTCATCTGTACCTTCTGTACCTTCTGTACCTAAAAAACTGCAGCATCAGCTTGCCCAAGGAGTTTGAAGGTTTCAAGTTGCTGAAAGTCCTAAGACTGAAAGTTTTCTCCTCGACAGATAGTGTCATCAGTAATCTGATCTCCTCCTGCCCCCTGTTGTCTGCGGTGCATCTGAGATACTTTGAGGGCATCAACTGCCTCAGCATTCAAGCTCAGGCACTGCAAATATTAGAGATTGAAGGGAACTTTGAAGATCTCCATGTCGATGCCCCTAATCTTGTCGACGGGTATCTTAGACTCGACAACGTTGAAAGTTACCAATCCATTCTAGTCCAGGGTGACAAGAAAAACTATCTCAAGCAAGCT TTTGGCAGCCTGACTCGTATTGAAACACTTAGTGTTAGTGGTTCTTTCTTGACG TATTTATCCAAAGGGTGCATGCTGACGAAAGTGCCTGGTGTATTTTACCATCTTGAGTTACTTTGTATTGAGAGATGCTTGTGGAGGTGGACTGAGGTTGTGGCTGCATGTTCACTATTTCAAAATGCTCCTCTCTTAAGTGAACTTGACATATGG AGTTATCCTCGCCCTGAAGCATTTACTCGCAAGGGAATCTGGGATCAAGACGAGATGGAGATTCAAGCACCTAAACTGGATCACCTTGAGACGATTACCCTCAACGATTTCAGAGGTTTGGACTGTGAGGTTGCTCTTCTAGGGTTGCTACTGAGCTGGGCGCCAGCACTAAATGAACTGAAAATAAACATTCTCAAAGGATTGACAGATCGGTGCGCCTTTAGGGCTACTAAGAAGCTGTTGGCTCTCCCCACGGCCTCTGCCAAAGCCAAGATCATCGTTACCTGA
- the LOC140221649 gene encoding uncharacterized mitochondrial protein AtMg00860-like codes for MMNKIFMEELDKLVVVFIDDNLIYFETAEEHEEHLRIVLERLRQHQHYAKFSKCEFWTEEVAFPGYYRRFIENFSKIAKPMTELLKNNMKFEWSEACEKSFQELKLKLTTTPVLTLPNIKMDIVVYCDASKQGLGCVLM; via the exons atgatgaacaaGATCTTCATGGAGGAGTTGGACAAgcttgtagtggtgttcattgatgataatCTGATCTACTTCGAGACAGctgaggagcacgaggagcacCTTCGAATTGTGCTAGAGAGGTTACGGCAACACCAACACTACGCCaagttcagcaagtgtgagttctggacAGAGGAAGTTGCCTTCCCAG GATACTACAGGAGGTTTATTGagaacttctccaagatagccaaGCCGATGACCGAATTGCTGAAGAACAACATGAAGTTTGAGTGGTCTGAAGCTTGCGAGAAGAGTTTTCAGGAGCTTAAGTTGAAGCTTACCACCACTCCAGTGCTGACTCTACCAAATATCAAGATGGACATTGTGGTGTATTGTGATGCTTCCAAGCAAGGTTTAGGTTGTGTGCTGATGTAG